The Sphingobacterium lactis sequence CTTCCCCATACATGGCCGCTTTCATATCCTCAAAGTACCTTACGATTTCTTCAATGTTCTGCACCTGACCATTGTTGATGACCGCTTTTAGGGAAATGGTCAGCAGGGGATCTGAATCCTTAGAACGCGCCCTTCCATAACCTCTCGGCGTAATGTACCGACCGAAATCATAGAACAGCATTTCACCGGTCTGGTGATTCACCAGAACAACGCCTGTATGGCCAACTTTAAAATTAAGGTTTTTCACAAGGCCGATCTTCTTAAAGAACATCATCCATTGCTCGTCACCTCGGATGGTCGCATCCGGCCATGTTAAAATGATTGCAAAATCCTGATAGGCCATTCCAAATAAATTAATATTCTAGGGGAACGATTGGTTCTTTTTTACTTGTTGACATGATCATCATGGTCTGGAAAGTTTTCACGAACGGAATCTTGGAAATCTTCTCCATGATGACTGCCTCATATGCCTTGATATCCTTCACATACACCTTGAGCATAAAGTCGCAATTGCCCGTCACGTGATGACACTCGGTCACTTCGGGGATGGCGCGCACGGCTTCCACAAATTCGGGAATCGCGTTATGGGTATGGAAATCCAATGAAACCTGTATAAAAGATTTGATGCCCAGGCCTAATTTCTCCTCATCCACAAAGGCATGGTAACTCTTAATGAACCCAGAATTCTCCAATTTCCGAACCCTCTCCAAGGTTGGTGCTGGGGATAACCCAATATTGGTGGCCAATTGCAAATTGGTGATTCGACCATTCTCTTGCAATAGTTTCAGAATCTTCAAGTCCGTTTTATCAGGTTGGTAAGACATAGGCTTTATATAAAATTAAAGAACGCTAAATATACAAAATTAAATTTGGTTTAATACTTTTTTCAATGCCACATTATTGGTACGCTTTGCAATAGATATAAATTATAATGTTTGTAACAATTAATAAACAACAGCTATTAGAATCATGCTATTGTCAAAATATAAACATTCTAAATAGCCCCAAAGGGTTGATAAATGACATTTGTCATTTTTTTTATGAAAAACCATTTAGGAAGAAGCGGAAATAAGCGTTTTTCTGCTTAATAAGTCGTAACTTTGCGAATCAAAACCATTGGGTCCAATCCCATTTTTAAAGTGAAAGAGATATGAGCACCAAAGATGACGATTTACTGAAAGAGTTAGAGCTCGAAGAATATAAGTACGGTTTTACGACAGATATCGAGATGGAGATTGCCGCGAAAGGTCTTAATGAGGACACCGTGCGCTTTATTTCGAAGAAGAAAAATGAACCGGAATGGCTTTTGGAATGGCGTCTAAAGGCGTACCACCACTTCTTGAAGATGAGCATGCCGACTTGGCAGAACTTTGAGAATCCCGAGGTGGATTTCCAGGACATTTCCTATTACGCTGCACCTAAGCCCAAGAAACAATTGGAGAGCATGGATGAAGTTGATCCGGAATTGCTATCGACTTTTGAAAAGTTGGGTATTCCTTTAGATGAACAGAAGATCCTGGCGGGTGTAGTAGCGGTGGATGCCGTTTTCGACTCCGTGTCCGTAAAGACTACCTTCCGTGAGAAATTAAAGGAGCAGGGCGTTATTTTCTGCTCGTTCGGCGAAGCTGTTCAGGAGCATCCTGAGCTGGTTAAGCAATATTTAGGTACTGTTGTACCGCAGACCGACAACATCTACGCTGCTTTGAACTCGGCAGTGTTTTCCGATGGGTCTTTCGTATACATTCCAAAGGGCGTTCGTTGTCCAATGGAGCTATCGACTTATTTCCGTATCAATGCACAGAACACCGGACAGTTTGAGCGCACGCTGATCATCGCCGATGATGATTCCTATGTATCTTATCTGGAAGGGTGTACCGCACCGATGCGTGATGAAAATCAATTGCACGCAGCGGTTGTTGAGCTGATTGCCAACACCAATGCAGAGATCAAATATTCAACAGTGCAGAACTGGTATCCTGGCGATAAGGATGGAAAAGGTGGAATCTACAACTTCGTTACCAAGCGTGGTATCTGTAAGGGCAACCACTCCAAGATTTCCTGGACGCAAGTGGAAACAGGCTCGGCGATTACATGGAAGTATCCGGGTGTTATTCTTAAAGGGGACCACTCCGTTGGCGAATTCTATTCTGTGGCAATGACCCGGAACAGACAGGTTGCCGATACAGGAACCAAAATGATCCACCTGGGTAAGAATACCCGTTCGAAGATCATCTCCAAAGGGATCTCGGCAGGATTCAGCCACAACAGTTACCGTGGATTGGTCCGTATCGGTCCAAATGCAGACAACTCTAGAAACTTTACGCAATGTGATAGCTTGTTGATTGGCGATCGCTGTGGGGCACATACCTTCCCATACATCGAGAGCAAGAACAAAAGTGCACAGTTGGAGCATGAAGCCACAACATCGAAAATTGGTGAGGACCAAGTGTTCTATCTCAACCAACGTGGTATCGATTCAGAAAAAGCCGTTGGCCTAATCGTGAACGGTTATGCCCAGGAGGTATTGAACCAATTGCCAATGGAATTTGCCGTAGAGGCACAAAAACTTTTGGCGATCTCCCTTGAAGGATCGGTAGGATAATAAATTAGAAGGAATTGATTGGGCGTGCAGATGCCCGAACACACTATACGCAACAAAAAGAATATGTTAAGCATTAAGAATTTGCATGCGTCAATCGACGACAAACAAATATTAAAAGGATTAAATTTAGAGGTTAAAGCAGGTGAAGTACATGCCATTATGGGGCCAAACGGTGCTGGAAAGAGCACGTTGGGCAATGTATTGGCCGGTAGGGATGCCTATGAAGTGACCGAAGGCGAAGCCAACCTTGACGGCGTGGATCTATTGGATCTATCCCCTGAAGACCGTGCTCGTGAAGGTCTATTCCTTGCCTTTCAATATCCTGTGGAAATCCCAGGAGTATCCAATATCAACTTCTTGAAAACTGCGGTGAACGACATCCGTGAGTATAAAGGCCTTCCGCCAATGGAAGCCAAAGAATTCTTGCAGATGGTAAAAGAGAAACAGAAGTTGGTCGAATTCTCTGCAAACCTGGCTAACCGTTCTTTGAACGAAGGCTTTTCAGGCGGTGAGAAAAAACGTAATGAGATTTTCCAATTGGCGATGTTGAATCCGAAGTTATCCATCTTGGACGAAACGGATTCTGGTCTTGACATCGATGCATTGCGTATTGTGGCAAACGGAGTGAACAGCTTGCGCAGCAAGGACAATGCATTCATTGTGATTACCCACTACCAACGTCTGTTGGATTATATCGTGCCTGATTTCGTGCATGTCCTGCACAATGGTCGCATCGTAAAATCGGGACCAAAGGAATTGGCATTAGAATTAGAAGAAAAAGGTTACGACTGGTTAAAAGAATTAGATACGCAGAATGCCTAATCGGTCGATTAAAGAAACGAGGTAATGAGCGGATTGATAACAAATAACATGAGTACACTAGTAGCAAACTCCTTATTCCAACAGTTGACTTCAACATTTCAGGAATTGGAAACCAGCAACGATACAGCAGCTGTAAAGGCGCTTCGCGAAGAGGCCTTTGCACATTTTTCATCGCAGGGTTTCCCGACTGTAAAGAATGAGGACTGGAAATATACCAATATCCACAGTTTGATCAACAGGACGTACCTGTTGAATGAGGACGTGGATGTATCGAACATTGATCTGCGGGCGGCCGACATCCCTG is a genomic window containing:
- a CDS encoding Lrp/AsnC family transcriptional regulator translates to MSYQPDKTDLKILKLLQENGRITNLQLATNIGLSPAPTLERVRKLENSGFIKSYHAFVDEEKLGLGIKSFIQVSLDFHTHNAIPEFVEAVRAIPEVTECHHVTGNCDFMLKVYVKDIKAYEAVIMEKISKIPFVKTFQTMMIMSTSKKEPIVPLEY
- the sufB gene encoding Fe-S cluster assembly protein SufB, encoding MSTKDDDLLKELELEEYKYGFTTDIEMEIAAKGLNEDTVRFISKKKNEPEWLLEWRLKAYHHFLKMSMPTWQNFENPEVDFQDISYYAAPKPKKQLESMDEVDPELLSTFEKLGIPLDEQKILAGVVAVDAVFDSVSVKTTFREKLKEQGVIFCSFGEAVQEHPELVKQYLGTVVPQTDNIYAALNSAVFSDGSFVYIPKGVRCPMELSTYFRINAQNTGQFERTLIIADDDSYVSYLEGCTAPMRDENQLHAAVVELIANTNAEIKYSTVQNWYPGDKDGKGGIYNFVTKRGICKGNHSKISWTQVETGSAITWKYPGVILKGDHSVGEFYSVAMTRNRQVADTGTKMIHLGKNTRSKIISKGISAGFSHNSYRGLVRIGPNADNSRNFTQCDSLLIGDRCGAHTFPYIESKNKSAQLEHEATTSKIGEDQVFYLNQRGIDSEKAVGLIVNGYAQEVLNQLPMEFAVEAQKLLAISLEGSVG
- the sufC gene encoding Fe-S cluster assembly ATPase SufC: MLSIKNLHASIDDKQILKGLNLEVKAGEVHAIMGPNGAGKSTLGNVLAGRDAYEVTEGEANLDGVDLLDLSPEDRAREGLFLAFQYPVEIPGVSNINFLKTAVNDIREYKGLPPMEAKEFLQMVKEKQKLVEFSANLANRSLNEGFSGGEKKRNEIFQLAMLNPKLSILDETDSGLDIDALRIVANGVNSLRSKDNAFIVITHYQRLLDYIVPDFVHVLHNGRIVKSGPKELALELEEKGYDWLKELDTQNA